ACGCTCCTGTTCCCATGTTCAAGCTCACCAAAGCCCACTGGTGAAAAAAACATCTTTGATCGGTCGGCTAAAATCCACAATaatcccggttgcaataaaaaccgggactaaagagtcccggttcaaaagattagagctacttttttatctttagtttcGGTTGGTGTTCtcaactaggactaaagatctgtTTCTAGTCTGGGAAAAAAGAtcccgggagtaaagatctatttctagtcccggttgataacatcaaccgggaaGAAAAATGCCCACCGTGCacgcttctctctctctccatcctatGCGTGCATAcgcatcccctctctctctccatctcccatccttatctctttttcttctccttccttatcTTCATCCTTTCCATCCTTCTCCTTCCATCCTCCCATTGCTCTTctctcaccccctctcctcctcccctccccctcctccccttgcagagaggcagccggcggcgggatggagggagtaacctTTTATTCATTGCACACATTCTAAACTGATATAATTACAGTAATTCACGTTTAGTCCTAATATAATTCGCCTGTCACCATGTCACGTGGTTTGTGTATGTATGTCAATATCTTGATGCCTGTGCGTTGCCTTCGCTAGTAATTAAGGGCTGGTCATAACGTTTAAAATAGGTGATTAATTACTGGTCGGAAGGACATGATTTATAAGTAgaacttaattatatatatatatggtctctgatctaaaaaaatagaacttAATAACTTTCAAATTTAGGATTTATTACGATGTTCAACCGCTCAAAAATTGAATTTGTAACTACGCTTGAGCTAGGCCCTGTAATTCCGATCAAACCAGCATTCCGAACTCAATTcactgttgttttttttataaaaaaaatcagttcatGACAAGGGAAATAAAGTTACTATACTGTAGCCATTTTGATCATAGACTACGGTAAATTTCTGTACTGCAAGCTCTCCTGTCTCGTTGAAACTTACACTGTAGCTACTTATATAAGTTGTGTCAAGATAGATGGAGGTCTAGCTTGATTTCTCCTCTTGTGCAGTACTAATCAAGTACTGAATGGCGTTTACTTCAAACAATATTGTGATCAAATTAAATGGCGTAGACTTGAGATAAAAAGGACATGATCAGATTGGGATTTGTGCACAGATGGCAGTCCCGAGGAGAATTAAGATCGCGTCAACTTTAACCATGTTCatggatgtatatatatgtatgcaaagtGCTATATATTAGCTCGGTTCTTTATTAGTTGACGTCCCGCAACTCTTGCTACGTCTATATTTCAATATAGAGCCTGGTCACTCATGTTTGGACGTATCTACAGTTCATGTATGAATATTAGATCATTCGGTTTACCGTTTAaacaattataattttatcattaGGTTGTAATTGATTTTgaagatttttaaaaaatacaaccaAAATCCATATCGTGAAACTGTCTCTCTctccatatatatttatacttatatttattaGGCACTTTAATTTTTACATCATATTATCATCACCTTAGATCTTAATCTGTTTTAATATTATGGGCATTGTTTAAGCTGATCCAAGGGGCTCTAGGAAAGCCCATTTAAAGTTGGTTGCGACCACCAATCCAATTTGTCACGCTCGTCCTAGTTGGGCACTTTGACTCCTATATTAACCGGGAAGATTTTTGTCATTGGCTCAATGAATCATGTTATTATAGATCTTAATTTGTTTTAATATTATATGGTCTTTGAAGTGAATCCAAGTGCCCATTTAAAGTTAGTTGTGACCACCCATTCAACCTATCACGGCCGTACGTTTCTCATCCCCATCGTACCTAAGCCGACAGCTATGTATATGGATGAAAATGATCGGAAAAACGGCTCAACCATTTtcataaccatatttttcttaGAAACGAAATTggaaacaataaattaaaaacaaaaacgtTATCGAAGATATAAAAAACTATAAACAAGACTATATGGACAGAAAAATGTCGGCATCAACTGAAAACTAGTAATACATATAAAAAACATTAAATTGTAAAACTACATTTTAACTTTGCAAAACTATataatataacaaaataaatataaggttACATTGAATAAATGATAAATTGTGTACCTCTCTACCATACACTCAAGTTCATTATTTGGTTGAGGTGTTGATGGTCCTCTAAACCATGGTCAAATAGAGAAATGAACCATAGATATGATAGGCGTATTTAGAAATAcaataattaacataataaaaAGTATTTTCCATAATACGCTAAAATTCGGGAACGGTCGGTAGGACAGCAAAATCGTTTTTCGCTTCTATGTCTATATTTCTTACCATTAATTTTCGTTCTCATTTAAATACACTTCTACATATAATGATACATGTAGAAAGAAATTTTCAAAgttgtatattaaatctaacTCCATGCAAAACTACGTGGGGAAATCCCCTAGTTAATTCTATTGTTTGGTTGGTGAATGTGTGAGTTTTAAGAGGTATTGGGAAGGAAAGTTTAAGAGTAAACTCCCACCTTTTAATACCTGTATAGGGATaagtaattgggagggaattttCCTCCTATATACAACGAAATAAAAGTCATACATCCATCACTAAAAGTTCAATTCCTATCATACACCAATACGAAACTGAAAATTCAATTCCTATCATACTCATCTGTATGAAactgaaattaattaaaaaataagactTCCATGCTAGGTACATGCAAAGAAATAGCCGAAGATGGGAAACGGTAAGGAAATTTCAGGATCGGTGAGGCCATATGTATTTAATTCCATTATAACAAAAATTTCGCGAATAcgtaaaaggattgcacgtcaatatattagaaggaaaagagtttttgttacacacCGCAATCAGCCAGATCGGTTTATGCCAgtgaaagggagaaaaagcaaaacaaaactgaaaTTGAAACTAGGAAAAAGACTACTACGGTGGCTAAATGCAACTCCAAACAGCGGGAAGGTGTATAGCTACGCTACACTCCCTCAAAAACGGGAACGTCAACTAAAGACCATAGATGGCCCTCCGAGAGGATGGACTCCAGAACCACTGAGACCGAAGAGAGCGCAGAGTTGAAAACCTAAGAGTTCCGTTCCTTCCACAGCTACCACCCGAAAGTTGAAGCTGGCGCGGAGATACTCGGGTAAGCAGTCCCTACACGATGGCCACCAGTTCTGAAACCAGCTGCCACGGGGGATTTAAAAAGAATTAAGGCAATATGTATATCGTCATAATTGCTCGGTGAAGCTGGCAAAATGTTttgggtgtagctatatttatggcgccatatttttcatcaaaaaatagtcggcatgtatttacattgtaagtccctaaattacatatgtaattttagtgtatttataatgtaagtctcaaaattacatatgtaagtactaaaattacatatgtaaattcgaaaattacatactaattacatatgtaagtggggtgtaaatgaggtgtaactactgtgtaagtggctgaaaaaaaatcgactgtagcatatggcgccatatttctagcaactccgGTTCGAAATTGGACGATTCGCGAAGCTTTAATGGGTATGACGAGAATCCGATACCGAAATTAACGGGTCAAAGCGGCCGCGAGTAGGAATCGGCTGCACAAATCATGGCGTCATCCTACGGACACAAACGCCGACTGTAATCACGCAAGATTTATGGCGCAACAAATATAGCAATTCCGAatgtttttcctttctttgtACAGACCATCGGTAGCCTCGATCTTTGTGTCTCATCTTCATGGAGGGATCGAGGCAATGGGACGGTTGCCCCTGTGGGCTGTTTCGAAGCAAGCGGAGCCCGTGAGATTCATGGGCCGGAATCTCCCCCGATCCAGGTCGCTGATGCTTTAGACTTTGGATTGGCGCAATGTCCCGTGGATGATGGGCCGAAATTTCTTCTTAGCTTCAGGTGGGCTGGGTTGCTATGCGGTGAATTCTAGTGCAGCTTGCTTTGTTAACcggaggaataagttcacaagtggtccctcaacttaacatcGAGATCTTTTaagatcccttaaccacaaatcCAGAAATGTGcacccctaaactcacacaaaccatGCACTCAAGGTTCTATggtagtatatatgggtggtttcgctgacgtggcatcctaatcagcaaaaaaatttaaaaaaaatatgtggagcCCACATATCAGCTGCACAtcgtttttcttctcttttcttctccttctcttctcttttctgtcttctctcttctcttcttcaacaCCGAACTGAACAAGTTGAACcacgagatcgatcgatcgattgatcataGTGTTGGCAGCATCATCTGGAGCATGGGAGCCGGCCGGGATCGGCCCTGCCGCGACTTGAACTTCCTGATCGCCACCTTGAGCACCCGCCTCCTGAAGAATCCAACCAGCAGAAGCCTCGTCGTAATGGCGGATATGATTCATGAAGCGTAAAGATGGGGGGATCTGTATGCAGAAAGCTACCTTGGCTGGGagaggtgatggcggcggcggtgagaaGTCCAGCCTCGCGCGGCCCGTCTTGTGGAGGTTCAGGAAGGAGCCGTCCTCCCACCACAGcctcggccgccggcgccgcgaccTCAACGACCTGCCCCCAATGGCGGCCCTCGCCCTGCGCTTCGGGTTGGCGATGAGGAAGTCCCTCGAGCCCTCggccccgcctccgccggagtgcggcgacgacgcgcaGGGCACCTTGTTCAGCGGGGACTAGATGCCGCTCTGGGAGCAGTCGAAGTCGAAGGCAGAGGAGTCCGAGAACTTGCCGAACAGCCCCCGCTCCAGGTACTCCACCGTCACCAcgcgctccaccaccacctgcgGCTTGACGGCGGGCAGAGCAGCGGGGGGCGAGCGCAGCagcggagcgacggcggcggtagcgggaCGCATGAGGCGGGGTCGGAGGCGAAGTACGGCGCGAccggcgaggtcgaggcgggGCTCGGGTAGGCTgaggccgacgacggcgcggcccACGACATCGAAAACAAGAGCgaggagaagggaggagtgGGAACGGGCGGGCACGGCGAAGttgaggacgaggacggggcggccggcgaggtcgaGACGGACGACGACTGGTCtgcaccgccggccgccgccttcgcctcgtCTCATCTCTCCCACCGCCTATGCTGCTCAAGATAGATGAGTCGAGGtggccggccaccgcccttcCCCTCTCCAGATGCATCTTCGGCGAGGAGTTCGAGGACCTGATGCCGGTGATGACCGGGCGGCTGGACGACCCGGCGAGCGACACCATCCCCGTGGAGACCCCTGTGGTCGCCGGTCCTGTCCTTCTGGgctaccgccaccgccaccgccgggcaCGACCATCCCGGGCTACTTCTCGACGGCTGGGCACTCGAGTGAATGCctcatctccctccctctcctgcCTTCGCCTCCCGCGAAAGCTGATGCTCCGTTGCGGTCGTCAATGGCCACGGCGCTCTCCGCTCTGCACCGAGGGAGCGACGGAGGTCTGTGCTGACGCCGGCTtaggaagaaaagaggagagggcagctgacatgtggcccCATGTGCCCCATGtactattttatttattttttttctggctaggatgtcacgtcaacgaaaccacccatatatactaccATAGGAACTTGAGTGTACGGTTTATGTGAGTTTAGAGGTACGcatttctgattttgtggttaagggattttaaaaaatctcgatgttaagttgagggatctccggtgaacttattccttaacCGGAGTTCCTTAACGTTGAATTATGTGCAGCTCAACAACGTCGACTATTACGTGCAGTGAAGAGGTACAAACTACTTCATACATTAAGACGGTTTGGTATCTTCATCACTCATCTAAATTaattacatacatataaatCTAATCACTTATATGAAATGTATTTAAAATCTAAAACGtttaataatatgaaacaaagaaaGTAGAAAACGGGTACAACAGACACATAGAGAGAGAGCGTTCCTATACAATATGTAACCAGAGCTACTATCTCACTTTCTATAAGCATAAACGGTACGTCTTTTTAAATAttcttttatataaaagttttctttaaaaaattgaaataattttattttttaaatgagagtagctatatttatggcgtcatatttttcacaaaaaatagtcagcatgtatttacattgtaagttcataaattatatatgtaaatttagtgtatttataatatataagttCCAAAATTTTATATGCAAgtcttaaaattacatatagTAATTACATGTGTAAGGGGGGTGTAAATTTAAATCTTACTACATtggaaaagttaaaaagcaAAAGCATGAGCAGTATAGGAGATGATTTTGAGAAGAAATCGAACGGTCCGAACAAGCACAACCTAAGAAGTCTCACGTAGTCGCATAAAGCAATCGTACGCACGGTAAAGCCGACTGAGatcaggcaaaaaaaaatatcgacaTATTTTTAGCAGTCCGTTTTAAATTTGTAATCGTTGATCCTTAACTAATTATATTGTAATGACTCGTCTGTTTTTCATGTCGTTAAAAAGCTCAGCTCATGATCTGATTCAAACGCATcctaaggttttttttttagcttatgaACCACACATATTGCAATGTGTATCTCGAATGATTCCCCCTTCTTTCCCGATTGATCGTCGTAGTGCCAAAAGTCCAAAATATGACTtagcattcataaaaaaaaaaaattttcgtTACTCGTTAAGATCCTCTCATAATCTCTATTTCTTCATCACTTAGTTATtgcccaaatttttttttaaaaaaaccttaGCATTCATAAATCTAagagcccctttgaatcaaatgatttatataggaatttcatatgattcaaattctatagaaaaattttctatttggcttttgattcaaaggattgaagctttccaaatcctatgaaattcctatggaatgacacattgtatgtggattttggagaaaatttagcaagagctccaacctcttggaaaatttcctttgagtctatctctctcatctgattcatGCGTTTTCCTGCGCTCCTTTCAAACgactattcctgtgttttttttgtgttttgtaattttctgttttacacttcactTTCTGTTagaattctatgtttttttatttctctgtttttttttctacattgcGAATAAAAGGGGCCTTAAATGTGCATTTAATGGTTTGGAACAGGTTGCACAAAATCCGGAGTTCCGGACTTCTGTCTTGTTTATTTGAGCATTCCTAAGCTCATCACCGACTAGTTAATGCCCCTTGCTCGGTTAATCCTAGATTCCTAGTGTGAGTGGTACACTAATCGCCCTTAGAGATCCACGTCGCGTTTGACCATGTCCATGACCACCTGAGCAGTGAGTGAGCCAGTCAGCCAGTGAGCTACTGAGCAGTGACCACTAGTAGGTTCTACTCGTCGGCGACCGATCTTGCCTCGCCGGAGAAGAcagcgcccgcggcggcggcggcggcgaccctctCCTTTTGATGCTCTCATGAAGCGGCACAACGCGGCGGaggtgccggtgccggtgagctacggcggcgagcgggatgaGAAGACCGGAAGCAAGGTGGATAAGATGGGTGGTGGAGCGGctaggcggtggcggagcggcggctgctgctcccgCCTCTGGCTCGTGCTCGTCGTGTTCGCCACCGTCACGATGCTGCTGCGCCACCGCTACGACTCCGGCCtcggccatggcgccgccgccgtggtgcgcATCGAGCCGGTGCACCGGAAGGTGAAGCCAGCCGATCGCGGCGGCGCCAGGCCGTCGTTCTCCGACTCCGGCAGCGCGAAGCCGGTCACCGTCGACCACAAGTCGGCGACGACCGATTCTTCTACCGGAACGGAGTCTGACGGTGGAGGCGAGCCATCGTCGGCGTCATCttcgctgccggcggcggcgcacccgttctcgcgcgcgctcgcggcggcgggcgacaaGGGCGACCGGTGCGGCGGGCGGTACGTGTACGTGCAGGAGCTGCCTCCGCGGTTCAACACCGACATGGTCAAGAACTGCGTGGCTCTGTTCCCGTGGAAAGACATGTGCAAGTTCACGGCGAACGGCGGCTTCGGCCCGCCGatgagcgccggcggcggcgtgttccAGGAGACCGGGTGGTACAACTCCGACAAGTACACGGTGGACATCATCTTCCACGAGCGGATGAGGCGGTACGAGTGCCTCACCGGCGACCCCtccctggccgccgccgtgtaCGTGCCGTTCTTCGCCGGCCTCGAGGTGTGGCGCCACCTCTGGGGGTTCAACGCCACCGCGCGGGACGCCATGGCGCTGGAGGTGGTGGACATCATCACGTCGCGGCCCGAGTGGCGCGCCATGGGAGGCCGCGACCActtcttcaccgccggcctcaTCACGTGGGACTTCCGGAGgctggccgacggcgacgccggctgGGGGAGCAAGCTATTCAGCCTTCCGGCGATCAAGAACATGACGGCGCTCGTGGTGGAGGCGAGCCCGTGGCACCTCAACGACGCCGCCATCCCGTTCCCGACGGCGTTCCACCCGGCGAGCGACGAGGCCGTGTTCGTCTGGCAGGACAAGGTCCGCCGCCTCGAGCGCCCATGGCTCTTCTccttcgccggcgcggcgcgcccgGGCAGCGCCAAGTCGATCCGTTCCGAGCTCATCACGCAGTGCAGGGCGTCGAGCGCGTGCTCACTCATGGAGTGCCGCGACGGGCCGAGCAACAAGTGCGGCTCGGCGGCGAGCTACATGAGACTCTTCCAGAGCTCCACCTTCTGCCTCCAGCCGCAGGGCGACTCGTACACGCGCAAGTCGGCGTTCGACGCCATGCTCGCCGGCTGCATCCCGGTGTTCTTCCACCCCGGCACGGCGTACGTCCAGTACACCTGGCACCTGCCCAGGAACCACGCCGACTACTCCGTCTACATCTCCGAGGACGACGTGCGCCGCAACGCCAGCATCGaggagcggctgcggcggatctcgccggccgccgtggagCGGATGAGGGAGACGGTCATCTCGCTCATCCCGGCGGTGGTGTACGCGCAGCCGTCGTCGAGGCTGGACACGATGAAGGACGCGTTCGACGTGGCGGTGGACGCCATCGTTGACAAGGTGACGAGGCTGCGGCGCGACATcgtcgacggccgcggcgaggaggagaagctggAGATGTACAGCTGGAAGTATCCATTGCTGCGAGAAGGGCAGAAGGTCGAGGACCCCCATGAGTGGGATTCATTGTTCGCGTTCGCCTAGCTCACCATTTCTACCAATTAAATTTGATCTTCATGTTTATGAAGTGATCTATCACAAATTAAATTATCTTGttgtgttttaaaaaatttatttataattatagTGACATGCAACAACGAAAGGATGTCTCCTCGAAAATTTAGAATAGTTTTCGCTATTTGTAGTTTTCTAGAGCAAGATGGGAGGTACTAGGAtagcttctttcttttctttctcctatATTTGCTTGTCAACCTTTTGTACTAGGAAGATCTCTAACTAAATTAGAGTTCAATCTTTCGCATTCTTGCCTTTTAgtatgtactctctccgttttaaaatTGAAGTATTTTTAGTTTCTTTAGAAAAACTAAGGCATAGAGAAAATATTATTTCTAGTCACTTTTattgccaaattttattttttaaattatttatatttctttCCCAAGAGTCCCATTAGTTGAAAATTTATGATTTTCATTGTTGGATTTAGTGTCCTAAAAGTATTTATATTATGGTATAAATTTTATATCACATAAATGCTCATATTTTAAAACCAGGGAGTATGTTTTAATCTGTTGAGCACACTCATATCACCTCTATTTCCCAAGTATATCTATGCT
The sequence above is drawn from the Oryza glaberrima chromosome 10, OglaRS2, whole genome shotgun sequence genome and encodes:
- the LOC127753341 gene encoding xyloglucan galactosyltransferase KATAMARI1 homolog, producing the protein MKRHNAAEVPVPVSYGGERDEKTGSKVDKMGGGAARRWRSGGCCSRLWLVLVVFATVTMLLRHRYDSGLGHGAAAVVRIEPVHRKVKPADRGGARPSFSDSGSAKPVTVDHKSATTDSSTGTESDGGGEPSSASSSLPAAAHPFSRALAAAGDKGDRCGGRYVYVQELPPRFNTDMVKNCVALFPWKDMCKFTANGGFGPPMSAGGGVFQETGWYNSDKYTVDIIFHERMRRYECLTGDPSLAAAVYVPFFAGLEVWRHLWGFNATARDAMALEVVDIITSRPEWRAMGGRDHFFTAGLITWDFRRLADGDAGWGSKLFSLPAIKNMTALVVEASPWHLNDAAIPFPTAFHPASDEAVFVWQDKVRRLERPWLFSFAGAARPGSAKSIRSELITQCRASSACSLMECRDGPSNKCGSAASYMRLFQSSTFCLQPQGDSYTRKSAFDAMLAGCIPVFFHPGTAYVQYTWHLPRNHADYSVYISEDDVRRNASIEERLRRISPAAVERMRETVISLIPAVVYAQPSSRLDTMKDAFDVAVDAIVDKVTRLRRDIVDGRGEEEKLEMYSWKYPLLREGQKVEDPHEWDSLFAFA